In the Loxodonta africana isolate mLoxAfr1 chromosome 1, mLoxAfr1.hap2, whole genome shotgun sequence genome, one interval contains:
- the LOC100666880 gene encoding olfactory receptor 2G3-like, producing the protein MKGTNVSNPAGFILLGFSDQPQLEMVLLPVISVIYILTLMGNAAIILVSYLNPKLHTPMYFFLSNLSFLDLCFTTSIAPQLLWNLKGPEKTISYTGCVIQLYIALGLGSTECILLTVTAYDRFNAICRPLHYGVIMHPKLLRQLAAVAWISGFVESTVQTILVFQLPLCSHHTMDDFMCEEPALIKIACVDTTFLEYELSVASVLFVVIPLGLILVSYGCIVRSVLRIKSVEGRRKAFGTCGSHMVVVVLFFGTVISVYVQPKSKYTQKHSKFLTLFYTVVTPSFNPLIYTLRNKEVKWAVKRLLASDLK; encoded by the coding sequence ATGAAAGGGACAAATGTTAGCAACCCAGCAGGTTTCATCTTACTGGGTTTTTCTGATCAGCCCCAGTTGGAGATGGTTCTCCTTCCAGTCATCTCTGTCATATACATTCTGACATTGATGGGGAATGCAGCCATCATACTGGTCTCATACTTGAACCCCAAactccacacacccatgtacttcttcctctctaATCTCTCCTTCCTGGACCTCTGTTTCACTACCAGTATTGCCCCACAGTTGCTTTGGAATCTCAAGGGCCCTGAGAAGACCATTAGCTACACTGGTTGTGTGATCCAGCTATACATTGCTTTGGGGCTGGGCTCCACGGAGTGTATCCTTCTAACTGTTACGGCCTATGACCGCTTCAATGCTATCTGTCGACCCCTTCACTATGGTGTCATCATGCACCCCAAGCTTCTTCGGCAACTAGCAGCTGTGGCCTGGATCAGTGGTTTTGTGGAGTCCACAGTTCAGACCATCCTTGTTTTCCAGTTGCCTCTCTGCAGCCACCACACAATGGATGATTTTATGTGTGAGGAGCCTGCACTTATTAAAATTGCCTGTGTGGACACAACCTTCCTGGAATATGAGCTCTCTGTAGCTAGTGTCCTCTTTGTGGTTATACCTCTGGGACTTATTTTGGTCTCCTATGGCTGCATTGTGAGGAGTGTGCTGAGAATAAAATCAGTTGAAGGCAGAAGGAAAGCATTTGGGACCTGTGGGTCTCACATGGTTGTTGTGGTTTTGTTCTTTGGAACTGTAATTTCTGTCTACGTACAACCCAAGAGCAAGTACACACAGAAGCACAGTAAATTCCTCACTCTCTTCTATACTGTAGTGACTCCCTCATTTAATCCTTTGATCTATACCTTGAGAAACAAAGAGGTTAAGTGGGCTGTGAAAAGGCTGCTAGCAAGTGACCTGAAATAG